The following coding sequences lie in one Planctomycetia bacterium genomic window:
- a CDS encoding glucose 1-dehydrogenase, translating into MDLRGQAAVVTGASSGVGAATALDLARRGCDVLVNYQRSREAAEEVVAAAQSHGVRAIAFAADVADDAACRAMIAVAAETFGRLDILVNSAGTTTFVTHADLERVTDADWDRILSVNLKGPFQCIRAAQPWLQSSPNGCVVNVASIAGIAGTGSSVPYAASKAALINMTISLARALAPKIRINAVAPGFIAGRWLEQGLGRAYEAIKQRCENTNPLRAVCTPEDVSAAILSLIAGSQLITGQTLVVDGGMTIADPLNRAMLGRGE; encoded by the coding sequence ATGGATTTGAGAGGACAGGCCGCCGTCGTCACCGGCGCCAGCAGTGGCGTCGGCGCCGCGACGGCGTTGGATCTGGCGCGACGCGGCTGCGACGTGTTGGTGAACTATCAGCGCTCGCGCGAGGCAGCCGAGGAAGTCGTCGCTGCGGCCCAATCGCATGGCGTCCGAGCAATCGCTTTCGCCGCCGACGTGGCCGATGACGCCGCGTGCCGCGCGATGATCGCCGTCGCCGCGGAGACGTTCGGACGTCTCGACATCCTGGTCAACAGCGCCGGCACGACGACGTTCGTCACGCACGCCGATCTCGAACGCGTCACCGACGCCGATTGGGATCGCATCCTCTCGGTCAATCTCAAGGGCCCGTTCCAATGCATTCGCGCGGCGCAGCCTTGGCTGCAAAGCTCGCCGAACGGCTGCGTCGTGAACGTGGCCAGCATCGCCGGTATCGCTGGAACCGGTAGTTCCGTACCATATGCCGCGTCCAAAGCGGCGCTCATCAACATGACGATTTCGCTCGCGCGTGCGCTCGCGCCCAAGATTCGCATCAACGCCGTGGCGCCGGGCTTCATTGCCGGACGCTGGTTGGAGCAAGGGCTGGGCCGGGCCTATGAGGCGATTAAGCAGCGTTGCGAAAACACCAACCCGCTCCGCGCCGTTTGCACGCCGGAGGATGTCTCGGCGGCGATCCTAAGTTTGATCGCAGGTTCGCAACTCATCACCGGCCAGACTCTCGTCGTCGACGGCGGCATGACGATCGCCGATCCGCTCAACCGCGCCATGCTTGGCCGAGGCGAATAG
- a CDS encoding biopolymer transporter ExbD has protein sequence MRIPISQHRRSLGFDMTPMIDVVFNLIIFFLLSSHLARQEVQLQLDLPAATTGERQSPAPASRRVVLQVLPNGQLSLGARAIEAAQLTTELKAEQAKSSGDLEVRIRADRRVPYRHVEPILKSCAALGIWRLTFAVVREPE, from the coding sequence ATGCGAATTCCGATAAGCCAGCACCGCCGGAGCCTGGGATTCGACATGACGCCCATGATCGACGTGGTCTTCAATCTGATCATTTTCTTCCTGCTTTCGAGCCACCTCGCCCGCCAGGAAGTCCAATTGCAGCTCGATTTGCCGGCCGCGACCACCGGCGAGCGTCAATCGCCAGCACCCGCTTCGCGCCGCGTGGTCCTACAAGTGCTGCCCAACGGACAACTGTCGCTCGGCGCACGGGCAATCGAAGCCGCGCAACTCACCACGGAGCTCAAGGCGGAGCAAGCAAAAAGTTCTGGCGACCTGGAAGTCCGGATTCGGGCCGATCGCCGCGTGCCGTACCGACACGTCGAGCCGATCCTCAAGTCGTGCGCCGCGCTCGGGATTTGGCGACTGACGTTCGCTGTCGTGCGCGAGCCGGAGTAG